A DNA window from Ostrea edulis chromosome 5, xbOstEdul1.1, whole genome shotgun sequence contains the following coding sequences:
- the LOC125650990 gene encoding uncharacterized protein LOC125650990: MSSKYMSYSVLLLGCFTCVNVAVSGTHQTYHNILRRINPFQRMCLCNRWTQRVHLDRLILEMYPGLFNTQKSLKFMPVVKPVGEKSHNHGTGSYVGNTVTSLNGNGDSNSCCSTNYAYERLNMTKENNRYLRVVHFDHQYQFVPIGRCELASPGHCGRGSCIQMYRHYWMLVWDDELSHFPPVKFTPVEIPSHCECVNVGKS, translated from the exons ATGAGCAGTAAGTACATGTCGTATTCCGTGCTGTTGCTGGGATGTTTCACGTGTGTAAACGTCGCCGTTTCCGGTACCCACCAGACGTATCACAACATTCTGCGCAGGATTAATCCTTTCCAGAGGATGTGTTTGTGTAACCGGTGGACACAGCGGGTACACTTAGACCGACTAATTTTGGAGATGTACCCTGGACTCTTCAATACTCAAAAGAGCCTCAAATTCATGCCGGTTGTCAAACCCGTGGGGGAGAAATCTCACAACCACGGGACTGGGAGCTACGTGGGGAACACGGTGACCAGCCTTAATGGTAATGGGGACTCCAACTCATGTTGTAGCAC AAACTATGCATATGAACGACTCAATATGACCAAGGAAAACAACAGGTACCTCCGAGTGGTTCACTTCGACCATCAGTATCAATTTGTCCCAATTGGGCGATGCGA gTTGGCTTCTCCCGGTCACTGCGGCAGGGGCTCGTGTATACAGATGTACAGACACTACTGGATGCTGGTGTGGGACGACGAATTGTCCCATTTCCCGCCAGTCAAATTCACCCCTGTTGAAATCCCCTCTCATTGCGAGTGTGTAAATGTTGGAAAGTCGTGA
- the LOC125652781 gene encoding RING finger protein 207-like yields MTSEFTVCPTCGKLFTNPVMLDCFHTFCSTCVMNTNGKHLCAVCGKEQIRTGKNETVIDKFTQTYCDVIRMERKLSDFCFSCTEESTVNYCFDCQSSYCLDCSKQHQLKSNNEHNILPFSSVLECGFEKRKSQPDSCKFHYLDVTQFCMTCKKLVCGDCVISEHKGHWCLPTEKALTQCAGEVKKTAKELKTFHEEHHKQTMLVLEYLELEQERMQNEIKLLFESIRKNLEKKESLLIQGVKTVFEKERKSLKEQEKISSKMCSSASAASSKLKFINKYGTATELLSYHSKVKESELSTYLTSHVQLLPKAFLHQSSILMAEIDTLVERLNCVISYQKGDYVRRLLNSCSHRLEDTCSTKDDS; encoded by the exons ATGACAAGTGAATTCACCGTCTGTCCGACATGTGGGAAACTCTTTACGAACCCGGTCATGCTAGACTGTTTCCATACATTCTGCTCGACATGTGTAATGAATACTAACGGGAAACACCTTTGCGCTGTTTGCGGGAAAGAACAAATTCGTACGGGAAAGAACGAGACAGTAATAGACAAATTTACGCAaacatattgtgacgtcattagAATGGAAAGGAAGCTAAGTGACTTCTGCTTTAGCTGCACCGAGGAAAGTACAGTGAATTATTGTTTCGACTGTCAGAGCTCTTATTGCTTGGATTGCTCTAAACAGCATCAATTGAAATCGAATAATGAACACAACATTTTGCCATTTAGCTCTGTGCTAGAATGTggatttgaaaaaagaaaatctcAACCTGATTCATGCAAGTTTCATTATTTGGATGTAACCCAGTTCTGCATGACATGCAAAAAACTGGTGTGTGGCGACTGTGTTATTTCAGAGCACAAAGGTCATTGGTGTCTTCCTACTGAAAAGGCGTTGACGCAGTGTGCCGGCGAAGTCAAGAAAACAGCAAAGGAGCTGAAGACCTTCCACGAAGAGCACCACAAACAAACAATGCTTGTCCTAGAATATTTGGAACTAGAACAAGAACGAATGCAGAACGAAATAAAACTCTTGTTTGAAAGTATTCGAAAAAATCTGGAAAAGAAAGAAAGCCTATTAATTCAGGGCGTCAAAACTGTATTTGAGAAGGAGAGAAAAAGTTTAAAAGAACAAGAAAAGATTTCTTCTAAAATGTGTTCTTCTGCATCTGCTGCAAGTTCGAAACTGAAGTTTATTAACAAGTACGGCACAGCTACCGAATTGCTATCCTACCATTCTAAAGTCAAAGAAAGTGAGTTGTCGACTTATCTCACGTCCCACGTACAACTGCTCCCAAAAGCTTTCTTACATCAATCATCCATATTGATGGCTGAAATTGACACTCTAGTAGAGAGACTGAACTGTGTCATTTCTTACCAGAAAGGGGACTATGTGAGGCGATTACTAAACAG TTGCAGCCACCGACTTGAGGACACCTGCTCAACCAAAGATGACAGCTAA